The Rana temporaria chromosome 4, aRanTem1.1, whole genome shotgun sequence genome contains a region encoding:
- the LOC120935734 gene encoding protein LDOC1-like has protein sequence MSIQLCNMDSSQGKPLHNELTSNMESAELYKMLTSLALQVSSLGHTILELQQEVQLLKGTVRPAPEPAYPEPFVMMPERFAGSRASLLCFKMDCELLFALKPRTYATDYVKVRASINLLTGQIKSWAHQLLQEKSPVLDSWETFVCSGRSHSYFQENQCSQI, from the coding sequence ATGAGCATACAACTCTGCAATATGGACTCcagccaaggtaagcccttacataatGAACTGACCAGCAACATGGAGTCCGCAGAGTTGTACAAAatgctcacctccctggctctgcaagtctccagcctgggcCATACCATTTTGGAACTACAGCAAGAAGTTCAATTACTTAAAGGGACAGTACGCCCAGCCCCCGAACCAGCATATCCTGAGCCATTTGTTATGATGCCAGAGAGGTTTGCCGGTAGCCGTGCATCCCTCTTGTGTTTTAAGATGGATTGTGAGCTGCTGTTTGCTcttaaacctaggacctatgccacggactatGTTAAGGTTCGCGCTTCTATCAACCTGCTAACAGGGCAAATCAAATCATGGGCTCATCAGCTGTTacaggaaaagagtccagtcttggacagctgggaaaccTTTGTTTGCTCTGGACGCTCACATTCCTACTTCCAAGAAAACCAATGCTCCCAAATCTGa